From Kamptonema formosum PCC 6407, a single genomic window includes:
- the rcbX gene encoding RuBisCO chaperone RbcX, translated as MDIKQVAKDTAKVLASYLTYQAVRIVIAQLSETNPPVAIWLSNASSTGKIQDGEVYLQELLRENQELAFRIMTVREHLAQEVADYLPEMVRAGIQQANMGHKRQHLERITQLNISVDHIHPETKLDSETNLDNLSS; from the coding sequence ATGGATATCAAACAAGTTGCGAAAGATACCGCTAAGGTATTGGCAAGCTACCTGACCTATCAAGCTGTGCGGATTGTGATAGCTCAATTAAGCGAAACTAATCCGCCTGTGGCAATTTGGTTGAGCAATGCTTCTTCAACGGGTAAAATCCAAGACGGGGAAGTTTATCTGCAAGAACTACTTCGGGAAAACCAAGAGCTGGCGTTTCGGATCATGACGGTGCGGGAGCATTTGGCACAGGAAGTGGCGGATTATTTGCCAGAGATGGTTCGCGCTGGGATTCAGCAAGCGAATATGGGACACAAGCGCCAGCACTTAGAGCGAATTACGCAACTGAATATATCTGTTGACCATATCCATCCTGAAACAAAATTAGACTCGGAAACTAATTTGGATAATTTATCCAGTTAG
- a CDS encoding ribulose bisphosphate carboxylase small subunit — protein sequence MKTLPKERRYETLSYLPPLSDSQIAKQLQYILDQGYIPGVEFNETSAAEMRYWTMWKLPLFGAKSVQEIMSEINACRQENPTCYIRVMGFDNVKQCQVLSFIVHKPNTRGY from the coding sequence ATGAAGACTTTACCCAAAGAGCGGCGCTACGAAACTCTGTCTTATTTGCCACCGCTGAGCGATTCACAAATTGCTAAGCAACTGCAATATATTTTGGATCAGGGTTATATTCCCGGTGTGGAATTCAACGAAACCTCTGCTGCTGAAATGCGTTATTGGACAATGTGGAAGTTGCCTTTGTTCGGCGCAAAAAGCGTGCAAGAGATCATGAGCGAAATTAACGCTTGCCGTCAAGAAAATCCTACTTGCTACATCCGCGTGATGGGTTTTGACAACGTGAAGCAGTGCCAAGTGTTGAGCTTCATCGTTCACAAGCCGAATACCAGAGGTTACTAA
- a CDS encoding type II toxin-antitoxin system RelE/ParE family toxin, producing MNRFRLSRQAEQDLEDIWVFLTQQDELLADKQIAQILDRFPMLSQFPNMGKQRDDLLAGLRSFPVQPYIVFYTKIAEGIEVVRVLH from the coding sequence GTGAATCGCTTTCGTCTTTCACGGCAGGCAGAGCAAGATTTGGAAGATATCTGGGTTTTCTTGACACAACAGGATGAACTCTTAGCGGACAAACAGATTGCTCAAATTTTAGATAGATTTCCTATGTTGTCTCAATTTCCTAATATGGGAAAGCAGCGCGATGATTTACTGGCAGGACTCAGGAGTTTTCCCGTTCAACCATACATCGTTTTTTATACTAAAATTGCGGAGGGGATTGAAGTTGTCAGAGTTTTACATTAA
- a CDS encoding class I SAM-dependent methyltransferase → MSDKLLPIESISDTAFGIAIARAIESDRLDANFYDPLARMLGGDRGEKFILALGGPPDKAGLAVAIRTCLIDEAIAQSIRSDGVDTVLNLAAGLDTRPYRMSLPASLVWIEVDLPAIASYKQEKLASEKPICNLKIVPLDLTNLSLRNQLFAQVSAASNKVLIITEGLLAYLTSEQVGSLAIDLRRYVNFRWWVCELASPFLMQQVQKKWGKSFNAANAKLQFAPPEGPNFFARYGWKTRQYRTFLEEAPRLNRDVPFGSLLRQKPLFKDGVVWLEQQI, encoded by the coding sequence ATGAGTGATAAATTGCTGCCAATTGAGAGTATATCAGATACGGCTTTCGGGATTGCGATCGCGCGTGCAATTGAAAGCGATCGCTTAGATGCCAATTTCTACGATCCGTTGGCGCGAATGCTGGGAGGCGATCGCGGGGAAAAGTTTATTTTAGCCCTTGGCGGGCCTCCTGACAAGGCAGGCTTAGCCGTAGCTATCCGTACTTGTCTGATCGACGAGGCGATCGCGCAAAGCATCCGCAGCGATGGCGTGGATACCGTGCTCAACCTCGCTGCGGGTTTGGATACTCGTCCTTACCGGATGTCACTACCCGCCTCTCTAGTGTGGATTGAGGTTGATTTACCTGCGATCGCATCCTACAAACAGGAAAAACTTGCTAGTGAAAAACCTATTTGTAATCTAAAAATTGTCCCTCTAGATTTGACAAATCTCTCCTTAAGAAATCAGCTTTTTGCTCAAGTTAGTGCTGCTAGTAATAAAGTGTTAATTATTACTGAAGGACTCTTAGCTTATTTAACTTCGGAACAAGTTGGATCTCTAGCAATTGATTTGCGGAGATATGTTAATTTCCGCTGGTGGGTATGCGAATTAGCCTCGCCTTTTTTAATGCAACAAGTGCAAAAAAAGTGGGGTAAATCTTTTAATGCAGCTAATGCTAAGTTACAATTTGCTCCCCCAGAAGGGCCGAATTTTTTCGCACGCTACGGCTGGAAAACTCGCCAATATCGCACCTTTTTAGAAGAAGCACCCCGTTTAAATCGCGATGTACCTTTCGGTTCCTTACTGCGCCAAAAGCCACTATTTAAAGATGGAGTAGTTTGGCTAGAACAGCAAATTTAA
- the bioB gene encoding biotin synthase BioB, with the protein MNLPNWNGLADSALAGKCLSREESLAVLTAPDDILLEQLSAAYRVRRHYWGNRVRLHYLLNAQSGLCPEDCHYCSQSKISTAEIEKYPLLAKEKILDAAERAKQLKAGTFCLVISGRQPSESTFNRVVDAVETVKANYDLKICACLGLLSEEQTHRLAKAGVDRVNHNLNTSEEYHAEICTTHTFDDRIKTVDRVKAAGITTCSGGILGMGESDNDVINLALSLRDLGVTSVPVNFFIPIPGTPFADVKTLNPRQCLRILCLFRFLLPSQEIRIAGGREVHLRSLQPLGLYAANSIFVGDYLTTPGQTANQDWEMIRDAGFVLEASDGSLLTVNC; encoded by the coding sequence ATGAATCTCCCCAATTGGAACGGCTTAGCTGACAGTGCTTTGGCGGGAAAATGCCTCTCTCGCGAGGAATCTTTAGCCGTTTTAACTGCACCAGACGACATTTTACTCGAACAACTAAGTGCAGCTTATCGGGTGCGGCGACACTACTGGGGAAATCGGGTAAGATTGCACTATTTACTGAATGCTCAAAGTGGTCTTTGTCCAGAGGATTGTCATTACTGTTCTCAGTCCAAAATTTCCACAGCAGAAATTGAAAAATATCCGCTTTTAGCTAAGGAGAAAATTCTGGATGCAGCGGAAAGAGCAAAACAGTTAAAAGCGGGTACATTTTGTTTAGTAATTTCTGGTCGCCAACCTAGCGAATCTACTTTTAATCGAGTTGTAGATGCAGTTGAAACTGTCAAGGCTAACTACGATCTTAAAATCTGTGCTTGTCTGGGATTATTGAGTGAAGAACAAACTCACCGCTTAGCAAAAGCTGGCGTAGATCGAGTTAATCACAATCTTAATACTTCCGAAGAATATCACGCTGAGATTTGTACTACCCATACTTTTGATGATAGAATTAAGACAGTCGATCGTGTCAAAGCCGCAGGAATTACAACTTGTTCGGGTGGAATTTTGGGAATGGGTGAATCTGATAATGATGTAATTAATTTAGCACTTTCACTTCGGGATTTGGGAGTTACTAGCGTTCCTGTTAATTTTTTCATTCCTATTCCCGGTACGCCATTTGCCGATGTAAAAACGTTAAATCCTCGTCAATGTTTGCGGATTCTCTGTTTATTTAGGTTTTTGCTTCCCAGTCAAGAAATTAGGATTGCAGGGGGACGAGAAGTGCATTTGCGATCGCTACAACCTCTCGGACTTTACGCTGCAAATTCTATCTTTGTGGGTGATTATCTCACGACTCCAGGTCAAACGGCCAATCAAGATTGGGAGATGATTCGGGATGCAGGATTTGTACTAGAAGCTTCAGATGGTTCTCTGTTAACAGTTAACTGCTAA
- the bioA gene encoding adenosylmethionine--8-amino-7-oxononanoate transaminase: MTNHPQNSSNSPIWQPFTQMKTAPAPLNVVRGKGAILELADGRQILDCISSWWVTIHGHSHPVLAKALYEQAQKLEHVIFAGFTHEPAEKLANKLLTHTPKSLTRVFFSDNGSTAVEVALKMAYQYWHNLGETNRTNFISFEGGYHGDTIGAMSMGGSSLWWQPFKPLMFATDIVPYPATFDDDTEVATREVLALEKIEFLLKQSHNYAGIFIEPLIQGAGGMRMCRPQFLQALEKISHQYNLLLIYDEVMTGFGRTGELFACLKSTTSPDILCLSKGLSGGCLPIAVTLATEKIYQAFWQDESDKAFFHSHSYTGNPLACAVSVASLELLEQNPEAYQGMEKQHRRYLHQYLKGHPQIERIRTCGTIAAMDIKTENVPGYFNQIAQQLKARLLEAGFLLRPLGNTLYLMPPYCISPDELESIYLAIRQILNTL; the protein is encoded by the coding sequence ATGACAAATCACCCACAAAATTCTTCAAACTCCCCCATTTGGCAACCCTTCACCCAAATGAAAACAGCCCCCGCACCTCTGAACGTTGTGCGAGGAAAAGGAGCCATATTAGAATTAGCAGATGGGCGGCAAATTCTCGACTGCATTTCTAGTTGGTGGGTGACAATTCACGGACACAGCCATCCCGTACTCGCCAAAGCTCTTTACGAACAAGCCCAAAAATTAGAGCACGTAATCTTCGCTGGTTTCACTCACGAACCAGCCGAAAAACTAGCCAATAAATTGTTAACTCACACCCCAAAATCTCTCACGCGAGTTTTCTTTTCTGATAACGGATCGACGGCAGTTGAAGTTGCCCTAAAAATGGCATATCAATATTGGCATAATCTCGGAGAAACCAATCGCACCAACTTTATTAGTTTTGAAGGAGGCTATCACGGCGATACTATCGGAGCAATGTCAATGGGTGGAAGTTCCCTCTGGTGGCAACCATTTAAACCTTTAATGTTTGCTACCGATATTGTTCCTTATCCTGCCACCTTTGACGACGATACCGAAGTAGCAACTCGCGAAGTATTAGCATTAGAAAAAATCGAATTTTTGTTAAAGCAAAGCCATAACTATGCCGGAATCTTTATCGAACCATTAATACAAGGTGCGGGGGGAATGCGAATGTGTCGCCCTCAATTTTTGCAAGCTCTAGAAAAAATTTCCCATCAATATAATCTCTTATTGATATATGATGAAGTAATGACAGGTTTTGGTCGAACTGGCGAACTATTTGCCTGTTTGAAATCCACAACTTCACCAGATATTCTCTGCTTATCTAAAGGTTTATCTGGCGGCTGTTTGCCAATTGCCGTAACCCTAGCAACGGAGAAAATTTACCAAGCCTTCTGGCAAGATGAATCTGACAAAGCTTTTTTTCACAGCCATTCCTATACTGGGAATCCATTAGCTTGTGCAGTCAGTGTAGCATCTTTAGAGCTGCTGGAGCAAAACCCCGAAGCCTATCAAGGCATGGAAAAACAGCACCGCCGCTACCTGCATCAATACCTAAAAGGTCATCCCCAAATAGAACGGATTCGGACTTGTGGTACAATTGCAGCAATGGACATCAAAACTGAAAATGTCCCCGGTTATTTTAATCAAATTGCTCAACAGTTAAAAGCACGACTTCTAGAAGCCGGATTTTTACTCCGTCCCTTGGGAAATACACTTTATTTAATGCCTCCTTACTGTATTTCCCCAGATGAACTAGAATCTATTTATCTGGCAATTCGCCAAATCTTGAATACTCTCTAA
- a CDS encoding biotin--[acetyl-CoA-carboxylase] ligase, whose protein sequence is MSELPLMPLSASADRTPENLPEWLHWVETCPSTNTWASDRASELQHGDVVFTRLQTVGRGQQGRIWYAPTGVLTASFVCDRLHPSQLPGLSLAAALAVIYAIEDLVPDSRGMLRQKWPNDVLIDDRKLAGILCEANSGSGSGSARAIVGVGLNRCVDFAEAGLDAKAIGNAIALQSISSIVPDELSLLERLRHYLLELISLLSRVDSTGKNVGLALLLPELRRRDALRDRAIVLELPSEAIAGVAIGIDESGRLLLRLPDNQIRAFTSGRVRWN, encoded by the coding sequence TTGTCTGAGTTGCCTTTAATGCCCCTGTCCGCCTCTGCCGATCGCACCCCCGAAAACCTTCCTGAGTGGTTGCATTGGGTGGAAACTTGCCCCAGTACGAACACTTGGGCAAGCGATCGCGCGTCCGAGCTCCAACACGGGGATGTCGTGTTTACGAGGCTACAAACCGTAGGACGCGGGCAACAGGGGCGCATTTGGTATGCACCGACGGGTGTTTTAACTGCTAGTTTTGTGTGCGATCGCTTGCACCCTTCGCAGTTACCGGGACTCAGTTTAGCCGCCGCTTTAGCCGTAATTTATGCGATCGAGGATTTAGTGCCTGACTCTCGTGGTATGCTGCGTCAGAAATGGCCTAACGATGTCTTGATTGACGATCGCAAGTTAGCCGGAATTCTCTGCGAGGCGAATTCTGGTAGCGGTTCGGGTAGTGCTCGCGCGATCGTGGGGGTGGGGCTCAACCGTTGTGTTGATTTCGCGGAGGCGGGACTGGATGCGAAGGCGATCGGCAATGCGATCGCTTTGCAGTCTATTTCTAGTATAGTGCCGGATGAACTCTCTCTCCTAGAGCGGTTGCGGCATTATTTGCTGGAACTAATCAGTCTGCTTTCTAGGGTAGATTCTACAGGAAAAAACGTCGGTTTAGCCCTGTTGCTGCCAGAGTTACGCCGTCGCGATGCACTTCGCGATCGCGCGATCGTCCTCGAACTGCCCTCGGAAGCGATCGCAGGAGTCGCGATCGGCATTGATGAATCAGGCAGATTATTACTGCGTTTGCCCGATAATCAAATACGAGCCTTTACATCTGGGCGCGTTCGATGGAATTGA
- a CDS encoding ABC transporter substrate-binding protein translates to MKIQYCSAKLTRSLLSYCILFFLTLSLTVSCGNPASQINSTPNSANSTVTAVRLGFSAWPGWFPWQVAQEQKIFETNKISVDLKWFDGYLESISTLNAEQIDANSQTLGDTVSSISGGADQVIVLVNDNSTGNDKIIVAEGINSVADLKGKKVAAEEGTVDHFLLLLGLKKAGLSAKDIQFVPLETGKAAAAFVGGQVDAVAVFAPFTTQALKRTGSKELFSSKDFPGSISDHLVFTRKFVTEHPDRVQSLVDSWFATLEYINTNKDKSYEIMAKRAGVSVDEYKQYADGTQIFTIEENLKAFQPGNSLNSLPFAAEEMSKFLTEVGLAKTQPDMSKLFDDRFIKAYAEKVKKS, encoded by the coding sequence ATGAAGATACAATATTGCTCCGCAAAATTAACGCGATCGCTTCTATCCTACTGTATTCTGTTTTTCCTCACACTATCTCTAACAGTAAGTTGTGGAAATCCCGCCAGCCAAATCAACTCAACACCTAACAGCGCAAATAGTACAGTCACCGCTGTACGCTTAGGATTTAGTGCTTGGCCTGGTTGGTTTCCCTGGCAAGTTGCCCAAGAACAAAAGATATTTGAAACCAACAAAATTTCCGTAGATTTAAAGTGGTTTGATGGCTACCTAGAATCCATCAGCACCCTGAATGCTGAACAGATAGATGCTAACAGCCAAACCCTTGGAGATACAGTTAGCTCTATATCCGGTGGAGCCGATCAAGTTATTGTTTTAGTTAACGATAACTCTACTGGCAATGATAAAATAATTGTTGCCGAAGGTATCAACTCCGTTGCCGATCTTAAAGGCAAAAAAGTCGCCGCCGAAGAAGGAACAGTCGATCATTTCCTCTTACTATTAGGGCTAAAAAAAGCCGGATTATCAGCCAAAGATATTCAATTTGTCCCCTTAGAAACTGGTAAAGCCGCAGCCGCCTTTGTCGGCGGACAAGTCGATGCAGTTGCAGTATTTGCTCCCTTTACAACACAAGCATTAAAGCGCACAGGAAGCAAAGAACTCTTTAGTTCTAAAGATTTTCCTGGCTCAATTTCCGATCATCTTGTATTCACACGCAAATTCGTTACAGAACACCCCGATCGCGTACAATCCCTTGTAGATTCCTGGTTTGCGACATTAGAATACATCAATACCAACAAAGACAAATCCTACGAGATTATGGCCAAAAGAGCAGGAGTCAGCGTTGATGAATATAAACAATACGCTGACGGTACTCAAATCTTCACTATTGAGGAAAACTTAAAAGCTTTTCAACCTGGAAATAGCCTCAACTCCTTACCATTTGCGGCTGAAGAAATGAGCAAATTTCTCACAGAAGTAGGTTTAGCAAAAACCCAACCCGACATGAGCAAACTATTTGACGATCGCTTCATCAAAGCCTACGCCGAGAAAGTCAAAAAGTCCTAG
- a CDS encoding ABC transporter permease encodes MSPNPEPQSIQSHLKPKSLNPTVFWRLAEDIPKPLNTGLILTSIALPLLLWWLVTTFIKVDPKFLPSPGNVLEAFGRLWSSGDLLKDTVASLWRVGVGFFFASLFSIPIGVMMGSFPSIRALLEPIFGLMRYMPAPAFIPLLILYLGIGEEPKITLIFIGVFFFNSLMVMDTVKFVSKDLIEATYMLGGNRWETLTHVIVPHVLPGIIDASRINFAAAWQLVIVSELIAATEGLGRRISVAGRFLKTDEIFVGLIVIGVIGLTFDLLFQYMLQVSCKWASQKK; translated from the coding sequence ATGTCCCCAAATCCAGAACCACAATCGATCCAATCTCATCTCAAGCCAAAAAGCCTAAATCCCACCGTTTTCTGGCGACTTGCCGAAGACATCCCCAAACCCTTAAATACCGGATTAATTCTGACATCAATCGCCTTGCCATTACTGCTATGGTGGTTAGTAACAACCTTCATTAAAGTAGATCCAAAATTTTTACCATCTCCCGGTAACGTTTTAGAAGCCTTTGGGAGGTTATGGAGTAGCGGCGATCTCCTAAAAGATACCGTAGCAAGTTTGTGGAGAGTGGGAGTAGGATTTTTCTTCGCTTCGCTTTTTTCTATTCCCATTGGCGTAATGATGGGCAGTTTTCCGAGTATTCGCGCCTTGCTAGAACCCATTTTCGGCTTGATGCGATATATGCCTGCACCTGCCTTTATTCCCTTGCTAATTCTTTATCTAGGAATTGGTGAAGAACCTAAAATTACCCTGATCTTTATTGGTGTCTTTTTCTTCAACTCTTTGATGGTAATGGATACCGTTAAGTTTGTTTCAAAAGATTTAATTGAAGCAACTTATATGTTAGGTGGCAATCGTTGGGAAACTCTGACTCATGTAATTGTACCCCACGTTTTACCGGGAATTATTGATGCTTCCCGCATCAACTTTGCCGCCGCCTGGCAACTGGTAATCGTCTCCGAATTAATTGCAGCGACAGAAGGTTTAGGCCGCCGGATCAGTGTTGCTGGTAGATTTCTCAAAACCGATGAAATTTTTGTCGGGTTGATTGTAATTGGAGTTATCGGACTTACCTTTGACTTGTTATTTCAATATATGCTCCAAGTTTCTTGCAAATGGGCCAGCCAGAAAAAATAA
- a CDS encoding ABC transporter ATP-binding protein: MFLQINNLHKHFETKNGKLVVLKDINMTIEKGEFICAVGASGSGKSTLLRQIAGLDRPTIGEVKINGKAVTAPGPDRGMVFQHYTLYPWMNVQGNAEFGLKLQGVPKKQRREQASYYLNVVGLTKFAQSLPKELSGGMKQRVAIARALASEPKVLLMDEPFGALDVHTKESMHEFMLDLWRRTKITVFMITHDVEEAVFLSNRIYALGSRPGTVRKEISIHLPERTHSIKRHSRFHDYRDELMDLLRKHGQEAVAIAA; this comes from the coding sequence ATGTTTCTGCAAATCAACAATCTACACAAACACTTTGAAACTAAAAATGGTAAATTAGTTGTCTTGAAAGACATTAATATGACCATTGAAAAAGGCGAGTTTATCTGTGCCGTAGGCGCATCTGGATCGGGAAAATCTACATTGCTGAGGCAGATTGCCGGATTGGATCGACCCACAATCGGGGAAGTTAAAATTAATGGCAAAGCCGTGACTGCACCAGGGCCAGATCGCGGTATGGTATTTCAACACTACACTCTTTATCCTTGGATGAACGTGCAGGGAAATGCTGAATTTGGTCTCAAACTTCAAGGCGTACCAAAAAAGCAGCGACGAGAACAAGCAAGCTACTATTTAAATGTAGTAGGATTGACTAAGTTTGCTCAATCTTTGCCGAAAGAATTATCAGGCGGGATGAAACAACGAGTTGCGATCGCGCGTGCTCTCGCCTCAGAACCAAAAGTATTATTAATGGATGAACCTTTTGGTGCATTAGACGTTCATACTAAAGAATCTATGCACGAATTCATGTTAGATTTGTGGCGGCGCACCAAAATCACTGTTTTTATGATCACCCATGATGTAGAAGAAGCAGTTTTTCTTTCTAATCGGATTTATGCTTTAGGTTCGCGTCCTGGTACTGTGAGGAAAGAAATTTCTATTCATCTGCCAGAACGTACTCACAGCATTAAACGCCATTCCCGATTTCACGACTACCGCGATGAATTGATGGATTTGCTGCGGAAACATGGACAGGAAGCAGTTGCAATTGCTGCTTAA
- a CDS encoding urea amidolyase associated protein UAAP1 has protein sequence MVQAPIHTNSKLDSSLVLMEEVIPGGAYWSGIIKRGNTLRIVDLEGSQGVSMLCYNADNPIERLNVADTAKIQFNAFLKKGMVLYTDMGRILFSITEDTSGYHDLLSGCSNAASNSEKYGDGDWKNSRDNFIKALTRRGLGKKDIMPNFNLFTRIAVKPDGKMEYVEGCEKPGSFIDLRAEMNVLVAISNCPHILHSSSNYDPKPIQIQVWKSPTPSPDDLCRTANPEVIRGFINTDVLFVQ, from the coding sequence ATGGTGCAAGCACCAATTCACACAAATTCTAAACTCGATTCCAGCCTTGTGCTGATGGAAGAAGTGATTCCCGGTGGCGCTTATTGGTCAGGTATCATCAAGCGCGGAAACACCCTCCGGATCGTTGATTTAGAAGGCTCTCAAGGCGTTTCTATGCTTTGCTATAACGCCGACAATCCCATCGAACGATTAAACGTAGCAGACACCGCAAAAATTCAATTCAATGCTTTTCTAAAAAAAGGCATGGTGCTCTACACAGATATGGGACGCATTTTATTTTCCATTACTGAAGACACATCTGGCTATCACGATTTACTATCAGGGTGCAGCAATGCTGCTAGTAATAGTGAAAAATACGGCGATGGAGACTGGAAAAACTCGCGAGATAACTTTATCAAAGCATTGACAAGGCGGGGTTTAGGCAAAAAAGATATCATGCCTAATTTTAACCTATTTACTCGCATTGCTGTCAAGCCAGATGGGAAAATGGAATATGTAGAAGGCTGTGAGAAACCCGGTAGCTTCATCGATTTGCGGGCAGAAATGAATGTATTAGTAGCGATTTCTAACTGTCCTCATATCTTGCATTCCAGTTCAAATTACGATCCAAAACCAATTCAAATTCAAGTTTGGAAATCGCCAACACCCTCACCCGACGATTTATGCCGCACCGCCAACCCGGAAGTAATTCGCGGATTCATTAACACCGATGTTTTGTTTGTTCAGTAA
- a CDS encoding urea amidolyase associated protein UAAP2 has product MVLTSQRVLDPATAIYDEVLPARHPWSHVLKKGQILRIVDLGGNQAVDFLVYNADDPSERYSAPDTIVRQGNIFVTTGSKLISNEGRAIMTIIADSCGRHDTSGGACSCESNSVRFGLDKKYQHACVENFLAAITPYGLGKRDLVSNINFFMNVPVSEDGKLEIVDGISDPGSTVDLRAEINALVAISNCPQMNNPCNAYNPTPIRLIIWDVM; this is encoded by the coding sequence ATGGTTTTAACGTCACAACGAGTTCTAGATCCAGCAACAGCAATTTACGACGAAGTGTTACCAGCGAGACATCCTTGGTCGCACGTTCTCAAAAAAGGACAGATTCTTCGCATCGTCGATTTAGGCGGAAATCAGGCAGTAGATTTTCTAGTTTACAACGCTGACGATCCTTCAGAACGTTACAGTGCCCCCGATACTATTGTCCGTCAAGGTAACATCTTTGTAACTACTGGCAGTAAACTTATTTCCAATGAAGGACGAGCAATTATGACAATAATTGCCGACTCTTGTGGACGACATGATACCTCTGGCGGTGCTTGTAGTTGTGAGAGTAATTCAGTGCGATTTGGACTCGATAAAAAATACCAACACGCCTGCGTTGAAAATTTCTTAGCCGCAATTACTCCCTACGGTTTAGGAAAGCGCGATTTAGTTAGTAACATCAATTTCTTTATGAATGTGCCAGTCAGTGAAGATGGCAAACTTGAGATCGTTGATGGCATTTCCGATCCAGGTAGTACAGTTGATTTGCGAGCAGAAATAAACGCCTTGGTAGCTATTTCTAACTGTCCGCAAATGAATAACCCTTGTAATGCCTACAATCCTACGCCTATTCGGTTGATTATTTGGGATGTGATGTAA